Proteins encoded together in one Telopea speciosissima isolate NSW1024214 ecotype Mountain lineage chromosome 4, Tspe_v1, whole genome shotgun sequence window:
- the LOC122657505 gene encoding ribosomal RNA small subunit methyltransferase, mitochondrial has product MLRRAKCMSILLNLNLRHLRLTGTPSIRHYVRKREDDDYVNKRRRNSKDGQEDHHHLHLHKSRGQHILTNPRVLDSIVRKADIRPSDTILEIGPGTGNLTLKLLEAAHKVVAIEIDKRMIDILCNRVAQCGFQDKLTVIYKDALKTDFPQFDLIVANIPYGISSPLIAKFVFEGQPFRSATLLLQKEFAQRLLAKPGDSAFNRLAVNVKLVADVEFIMNVSKKDFIPCPKVDSSVVKIRPKATVPEVDMDEWLAFTRTCFSKKNKTLGATLKQKKKVFELLKISQLIDTFAISQRDNAVATKYDYDGNGDCNEEEEDEEEEEENGEGCSSSCLSETEMGLFREKIVGVLKAGGFEGKRPSKLSHEELLGLLSLLNQAGIHFNGRPKVNL; this is encoded by the exons ATGCTTCGCCGAGCCAAATGTATGTCCATATTGCTCAACCTCAACCTGAGGCATCTGCGGTTAACTGGGACACCTTCCATTCGTCACTATGTTCGCAAGAGGGAAGACGACGACTACGTGAATAAACGACGAAGAAATTCCAAGGACGGACAGGAAGACCATCATCATCTACACTTGCATAAGAGCAGAGGCCAACATATCCTCACCAACCCTCGAGTTCTTGACTCTATCGTCCGCAAGGCCGACATCAGGCCCTCCGATACTATCCTTGAAATCGGCCCTGGCACTGGCAATCTCACCCTCAAGCTCCTTGAGGCTGCTCACAAAGTTGTTGCCATCGAAATCGATAAAAGGATGATTGATATCCTCTGCAATCGAGTCGCCCAGTGTGGGTTCCAAGACAAGCTCACT GTTATATATAAAGATGCGCTCAAGACTGACTTCCCACAATTCGATCTCATCGTTGCCAATATCCCATACGGGATATCTTCACCTCTCATCGCCAAATTTGTGTTCGAAGGCCAACCCTTCAGGAGCGCCACGCTTCTCCTTCAGAAAGAGTTCGCTCAACGGCTGTTAGCCAAGCCTGGTGACTCTGCTTTCAATCGCCTGGCCGTCAACGTCAAGCTGGTGGCCGACGTGGAATTCATCATGAACGTCAGCAAGAAGGACTTCATCCCCTGTCCCAAAGTCGACTCTTCTGTCGTCAAGATCCGCCCCAAGGCTACAGTCCCAGAGGTGGATATGGATGAATGGTTGGCTTTCACTCGAACGTGTTTTAGCAAGAAAAACAAGACGCTGGGAGCCACGttaaagcagaagaagaaagtgtTTGAACTGCTGAAGATATCTCAACTAATTGATACATTTGCAATCTCGCAGAGAGACAACGCTGTTGCCACCAAGTACGATTATGATGGCAATGGCGATtgcaatgaagaagaagaagacgaggaagaggaggaggagaacgGAGAGGGTTGTTCTTCATCATGCCTTTCTGAAACAGAGATGGGTTTATTCAGAGAGAAGATCGTTGGGGTTCTAAAGGCAGGTGGGTTTGAGGGGAAGAGACCTTCCAAACTGTCCCATGAGGAATTATTGGGTTTGCTTTCCCTACTAAACCAGGCAGGAATCCATTTCAACGGCCGACCGAAGGTGAATCTGTGA